CGTAGCTGGCGGCGTTCGCCCGCATGTGGTCGAGGATGTTCATGAGCATCTCGAAGTTGCGGGACATGAAGCCGGGGCTGATGAGCATCGGCATCGTGGCGGCGTAGTAGTGCTCGACCCCGCCGCTGACCAGGTGCGCCTTCAGCAGACCCAGCGAGAACTCGCTGAAGCCGTGGGTCCCCAGCCACGAGGAGTGCGTCTGCAGCGACAGCACGCGCCCGGGGGCGTCGGCGGCCATGCGCAGGCCGATGGCGCCGCCCAGCGACGAGCCCGACAGGTGCGCCGCCCCGATGCCGAGCGCGTCCATGAGGTCGAAGGTGTCGCCGGCCATGCTCTCGACGCTGTAGGGCGGCGGCGTGGTCTCGCTGCGGCCCACGCCCCGGCCGTCGAAGATCACGCAGCGCACCTCGGACTCGTACGCCCGCACCTGCGGCAGCCAGCGAGTGCCGTCGGCGCCCGTGCCCCGGATCAGCACCAGCGCCGGCAGCGACTCGTCTCCGTGGCTCTCGTAGTAGATCTTGGTCCCGTCCCGGACGGTGACGTGCGGCATGTTCAGCCCCCTTGATTCGGTGTGACCGGCACCGTTGGTGCATCGGTTCCCAGTACGTGCTCCACCACCCCCGCCACGCGGATCGCCGTGTCCTCCCGCAACCGGCCGGCCGTGAACTGCACGCCCACCGGCAGGCCGTCGCCGTCGAAGCCCACCGGCACCGCCACCGTGGGCAGCCCGGTGAGGTTCTGCGGCACCGTGAATCCCATCACGACCTCCCGCAGCGCCCGGTGCTCGCCGTCGACGAGCACCGAGTCGGGATCCTCGACGGTCGACGGTCCGACCGCCGAGATGGGCGTGAGCAGCACGTCCAGCGACTCGAAGGCCTGGTCGAAGGTCCATATGAACTCCAGCCGGCGGCGCCGCGACGCCATGTAGTCGCCGATGGTCACCTCCGACGCCATCCGGAGACGTCCCCGGACATCGGAGCCGTAGTCAGCCGCGCGCCCGGGGTACAGGCCGAGTTGCCGGCTGTGGAAGTCGTAGGCCTCGGCCATCTGCAGGGGCACGAAGGCGGCCAACATGTCCTCCGCCGCCGGCAGGTCGACCTCCACCAGGGCGGCGCCGGCTGCGCGCAGCGCCTCGCAGGTGCGGTCGAACCCCGCCGACGTGCCCTCACCCCAGGGCACCGGTCCCGCCAGCGCGGGGGCGATGCCGACGCGCACGCCGGCCAACCCGTCACCGAACGACGCGGGATCGGGCGCAGGGGGCAGCGGCTCGGACAGCGTCGCCGGATCGCCGGCGTGCGGGCCGCTCATCGCCGCCAGCAGCGGCCAGAGGTCCTCGACCCGGCCCGCCACCACGCCCGGCGTGTCCAGCGAGGGAGCGAGTCCCACGCCGCCGGACCGGCTGATCCGTCCCAGGGTGGGCTTGATGCCGGCCACGCCGCAGAACGCCGCCGGGATGCGCACCGAACCGCCGGTGTCGCTGGCCACCGCCGCGGGCACCATCCCCGTGGCGACGGCCGCCGCTGATCCGCCGCTGGAGCCGCCCGGCACTCTGTCGAGATCCCACGGGTTGCGGGGGCTGGATCTTGTGGCGTGCTGGGACGTGATCCCCCAGCCGAACTCGTGCGAGCGCGTGATGCCCACGATCACCGCACCCGCCGCCCGCAGGCGTCCCACCAGTTCGGCGTCGGCGGAGGACACGCGCCCCGCCAGAACCTCCGAGCCGTAGTCGCCGACGGCTCCGGCCACCTCGAACAGCTCCTTGACACCGACCGGCACGCCGTGCAGCGGACCCCTCGTCTCGCCGCGGCGCAACTCGGTGGTCCGCTCGGCCGCCTCCGCCGTCGCCCGTTCGGCGGTGACGTCGGCGAACGCCCCCAACGCTCCGTCCAGGCGATCGATCCGTTCCAGGGTGGCGGCGAGCACCTCAGAGGGATCCGTCTCGCCCGCGGCGTACAGCGAGCCGAGCCGCGCGGCGGAAAGGCCCGAGGCGTCCATGCCGGTGCCTGCTCGACTCAGCCCGACGGGATCCCGGGGAGCTCGGGCACGGACTGGTACCCGGCGCGCTCGAGGGAGGGCACGCCGCCCAGCACCCACAGGATCACCATGTCCTCCTCACCGATCGAACCCGCGGAATGGGCGGCGTTGACGGGCACGAACACCACGTCGCCGGGGCCGATCTCGTAGTACTCGTCGCCGACCCGGTGCCATCCCCGCCCCGACAGCACGATCACGACCTCCTCGGCATCGGGATGCAGGTGGTGTTCGTGCGTGCCGCCGTTACCGGGGTAGACCGTGCGCCCCACCATGACCTTCTCCGAGCCCTGGCGGGCGTCGGAGACGAGCGTGCGCACGTCGAGATGGGCGAACGCGGTTCCGGTGAGGTCGTCGAGCGGTGTGGTGTCGGCGCGGGTGACGTACTCGGGGGCATCGCTCTCGATCATGCGCGGAGTATAGAACTATGATTTTGCCCAGCTAGGAGACTGCTGAGCAATCCGGCGGACGCCCCGACCCGTCATTCCGGCGAAGGCCGGAATCCAGGGCCTGGTGCCCGACCGGCGTAGTCGGTGGATTGCACAACAGTCTCCCGAGGGGACACGACGAGGGGAGAGGTGTGAGGGCTCGCACGGAGGCAGGACCGCTTCAGGGCGGGCCGGCGCCCACCGCGCCCGGCCCGGGCAGCGCCACCGGTGTGCGCACCTCGCCGCTGACCGCCGAGGAGATCACCACCTTCTACACCAAGGGCTACCTCCGCCCCGGCAGGATCTTCAGCGACGAGCAGGTGGAGTTTCTGCGCGACCTGGTCGGGCGCCTCACCCGCCAGGAAGACGAGGCCGGCCGGCGCTACGACCTGCTGGACCCGGCTCTATGGCCCGACGTGGAGGATGGCAACGGCGAATCGCTTGACGGCGCAGAGCCGGTTGACGGCAGAAGGTCGCTTGACGGCGGCGAGTCGGTCGACGGCGGCGGCCCGGCCGGTGACGCCAACCGCGATCCGGCGCAGAGCTTCGACTTCCTGTTCAACATGTGGCTGATCGACGACGACTTCCGGGCCGCCGTGTTCAATCCCACGATGGCCCGCTGGGCGGCGCAGCTGCTGGGCACCACGAGTGTGCGGCTGCTGGAGGACAACGCCCTCAACAAGTCACCGAGCCCGCACGAATTGCGCTGGCACCAGGACTACTCCTACTGGCCCTTGGCCCAGGCCAACGCCGTGACCGCCTGGGTGGCCCTCGACCACACCAGCGCCCACAACGGCGCCATGCGGATGGCGTGCGGCAGCCACCACCTCGGCGAGCGCCTGCCCGTGGTCTTCGGCACCGGCACCCCCTACCTGCGCGAGTCCCGCCCGGCCAGCGTCGGGGAGGTCGGCGACCCCGAGGCGCTGGGGCTGCCGGTGGAGGTCGTGGAGTTGGCCCCCGGCGAGGTGTCGATGCACTCGGCGCTGACCTGGCACGCCTCGGGCCCGAACCTCTCCGATCGGGGGCGGCGAGCCATGGTGGTCCGCTACGTGGCCGACGGCACCATCTGGCTGGGCGCCCAGCGCTACGAGTACAACTACACCGACGAGGAGGTGGGCTTGGACCCCGGCGAGCCGATCGGGGGCCGCTACTTCCCCGTCATCGGTTTCCAGTACCACGAGGAGGACCAGTGCGACGACGGCGACTCGCGCGACGGCGCCTTGTCGTGCGACTGATCCGGCGACTGTCCGCCGCGAGAGGAGCACCATGACCGACACCCCCACTACCGGACCCGACGGGCTGCGGCGCTTCGACGCCGCCCGGGTGGTGCCGTGCGAGGACGAGACCACCCTCGCCGACGCCGCGGTCGTGGTTCGCGACGACCTCATCGAATGGGTCGGCGCCCGGGCCGAGCTGCCGGCCGCCTACCGCGACCCCGCCATCCCGGTGACCGACGCCGGGGAGGCCACGATCATCCCCGGCCTCGTGGACGGCCACATGCACATCAGCTTCGGCGAGCCGCGCACCGAGGAGGAACTCTTCATCTACACCCCGGCACCGTACCGGGCCATCCGCGCCGCCATCGACGCCGAGAAGGTGCTGCTGGCCGGTGTGACCGCCGCCTGCGACCCGGGCGGCCCCAACGGCGTAGCCCCCGCCGTGCGCGACGCCATCGACGGCGGCCTGATTCAGGGCCCGAGGTTCTCGGCCGCGGGACGCCAGATCACCACGCAACTCGGCATCGGCGACACGCTGCCCCGCTGGATCGACGTGCACGAGTCGTCCTTCGGCGCCCTGGTGCAGTGCACCGAGGACCTGCTGCAGGAGATCCGCAACCAGGTGAAGGACACGGTGGACCTCATCAAGATCGCGGGCTCGGGCCCCGGCACCACCGAGTACGCCGCCTTCAGCCGTGACGAGCTCGCCGTCGCGGTCGCCGAGGCGCACCGCCTGTGCCGGCCGATCACCATGCACGCCCGCTCACGGCAATCGGTGGCCGACGCCGCTGCCGTGGGCATCGACTGGATCATGCACGCCTCCTACATGGACCCCGCCACCCTGGAGGTGGTGCTGGAGAAGCAGATCCCGCTGCTGCCGGCCATGACCCTGCTGGTCAACAGCCTGGAGGCCCCGGGGCACCGGGGATTCGTGGCCGACGCCATGAAACACGAACTGGACGCGGCCGTGGCGATCCTGTCCAAGGCCCACGCCGCCGGCGCCACGCTCATCGCCGGCTCCGAGACCGGGTTCGCCATGACCCCCTACGGCGAGTGGCACACCCGGGAGATGGAGCTGTTCGTGAGCCATCTGGGCATGACCGACATGGAGGCGCTGCTGTGCATGACCCGCAACGCGGCGCTGGCGGTGCCCCGTCACCGGGACATGGTGGGCACCCTGCGCCCCGGCAAGTTCGCCGACCTGCTGATCGTGGACGGGAGTCCGGACGAGGATGTGCGCATCCTGGGCGATCGCTCGCGACTGACGGCCGTCATCAAGGGCGGCCAGAGAGTCGAGCCCTCGGGACGCGGCAGCCAGACCCGGCAGCGCTTCGAGCAGGCACGCCGCTACACCCACCACCTGCACACCCGAGCCGCAGCCGAGTCCCTGCGCTGAGCCTCGGTTCGCGGCAGGCTCTGGACGTTCCAGGATCCCTCCCCAGACCGGAGTCGCATGAACGCTGAGCACCGCTCCCTGACCGAACTGGCCGACCTCGGCGGTCGCCTGGCCGTCGTCACCGGCGCCGCCCGCGGGTTCGGCGCCGCCATCGCGAACCGTCTCGCCGAGGCCGGGGCGACGGTGGTCATCGCCGACGTGCGACTCGACGATGCCGCAGCCACGGCTGCACGGATCGCCGACCGCACCGGCGCCAGGTGCGTCGCCGAGCGCCTCGACGTGACCGACGAGGCGGCTGTGACGGCGGCCTTCGCCGGCTGGCGTTCCGAGCACGGGCCGGTGGACATCCTCGTGAACAACGCCGGCGTGTTCTCGAACCACCTCGCCCACGAGATGCCGATCGCCGAGTTCGACCGGATCCTCACCATCAACGTGCGGGGCGCCTACCTGTGCTCGCAGGCCGCCCTCCGGCAGATGCGCGCCGCCGGGCGCGGGGCGATCGTCAACGTGGCCTCCGTGGACGCCTACTCGACCTCGGCGGAAGGGCTGACGCACTACACCACGTCCAAGCATGCCATCGCCGGCATGACCCGCTCGCTGGCCGTGGAGGCGGCTCCGATCGGCGTCCGGGTGAACGCCGTGTGCCCCGGTGCGGCCATGACCGAGGGCGCCGTGGAACTCGTGACAGGCGGCGAGGCCACCGGTATCGACGTGGAGGCCCAGTGGGACGGGATCGTGGACCGCACCCCGCTGGGGCGGCTGTGCGACGTGGACGACGTGGCACGGGCCGTGACGTTCCTGGCCTCGGACCTGGCCGCCTTCGTGACCGGCGTATTGCTGCCGGTCGACGGCGGGATCCTCATCCAGCCGCTGGAGGGCTACGTCCCCCACACCGAGGACGCCTGATGGCCCACC
Above is a genomic segment from bacterium containing:
- a CDS encoding alpha/beta hydrolase, coding for MPHVTVRDGTKIYYESHGDESLPALVLIRGTGADGTRWLPQVRAYESEVRCVIFDGRGVGRSETTPPPYSVESMAGDTFDLMDALGIGAAHLSGSSLGGAIGLRMAADAPGRVLSLQTHSSWLGTHGFSEFSLGLLKAHLVSGGVEHYYAATMPMLISPGFMSRNFEMLMNILDHMRANAASYDGLLGQIEANLSYDMRGEAHKVSAPVLVTVGEVDVVLPVQCSEEIHEAIGGSDFHVFEGAGHLSGMESPDEFNRVTLEWLRARL
- a CDS encoding amidase translates to MDASGLSAARLGSLYAAGETDPSEVLAATLERIDRLDGALGAFADVTAERATAEAAERTTELRRGETRGPLHGVPVGVKELFEVAGAVGDYGSEVLAGRVSSADAELVGRLRAAGAVIVGITRSHEFGWGITSQHATRSSPRNPWDLDRVPGGSSGGSAAAVATGMVPAAVASDTGGSVRIPAAFCGVAGIKPTLGRISRSGGVGLAPSLDTPGVVAGRVEDLWPLLAAMSGPHAGDPATLSEPLPPAPDPASFGDGLAGVRVGIAPALAGPVPWGEGTSAGFDRTCEALRAAGAALVEVDLPAAEDMLAAFVPLQMAEAYDFHSRQLGLYPGRAADYGSDVRGRLRMASEVTIGDYMASRRRRLEFIWTFDQAFESLDVLLTPISAVGPSTVEDPDSVLVDGEHRALREVVMGFTVPQNLTGLPTVAVPVGFDGDGLPVGVQFTAGRLREDTAIRVAGVVEHVLGTDAPTVPVTPNQGG
- a CDS encoding cupin domain-containing protein codes for the protein MIESDAPEYVTRADTTPLDDLTGTAFAHLDVRTLVSDARQGSEKVMVGRTVYPGNGGTHEHHLHPDAEEVVIVLSGRGWHRVGDEYYEIGPGDVVFVPVNAAHSAGSIGEEDMVILWVLGGVPSLERAGYQSVPELPGIPSG
- a CDS encoding phytanoyl-CoA dioxygenase family protein, producing the protein MRARTEAGPLQGGPAPTAPGPGSATGVRTSPLTAEEITTFYTKGYLRPGRIFSDEQVEFLRDLVGRLTRQEDEAGRRYDLLDPALWPDVEDGNGESLDGAEPVDGRRSLDGGESVDGGGPAGDANRDPAQSFDFLFNMWLIDDDFRAAVFNPTMARWAAQLLGTTSVRLLEDNALNKSPSPHELRWHQDYSYWPLAQANAVTAWVALDHTSAHNGAMRMACGSHHLGERLPVVFGTGTPYLRESRPASVGEVGDPEALGLPVEVVELAPGEVSMHSALTWHASGPNLSDRGRRAMVVRYVADGTIWLGAQRYEYNYTDEEVGLDPGEPIGGRYFPVIGFQYHEEDQCDDGDSRDGALSCD
- a CDS encoding amidohydrolase family protein; protein product: MTDTPTTGPDGLRRFDAARVVPCEDETTLADAAVVVRDDLIEWVGARAELPAAYRDPAIPVTDAGEATIIPGLVDGHMHISFGEPRTEEELFIYTPAPYRAIRAAIDAEKVLLAGVTAACDPGGPNGVAPAVRDAIDGGLIQGPRFSAAGRQITTQLGIGDTLPRWIDVHESSFGALVQCTEDLLQEIRNQVKDTVDLIKIAGSGPGTTEYAAFSRDELAVAVAEAHRLCRPITMHARSRQSVADAAAVGIDWIMHASYMDPATLEVVLEKQIPLLPAMTLLVNSLEAPGHRGFVADAMKHELDAAVAILSKAHAAGATLIAGSETGFAMTPYGEWHTREMELFVSHLGMTDMEALLCMTRNAALAVPRHRDMVGTLRPGKFADLLIVDGSPDEDVRILGDRSRLTAVIKGGQRVEPSGRGSQTRQRFEQARRYTHHLHTRAAAESLR
- a CDS encoding SDR family NAD(P)-dependent oxidoreductase, translated to MNAEHRSLTELADLGGRLAVVTGAARGFGAAIANRLAEAGATVVIADVRLDDAAATAARIADRTGARCVAERLDVTDEAAVTAAFAGWRSEHGPVDILVNNAGVFSNHLAHEMPIAEFDRILTINVRGAYLCSQAALRQMRAAGRGAIVNVASVDAYSTSAEGLTHYTTSKHAIAGMTRSLAVEAAPIGVRVNAVCPGAAMTEGAVELVTGGEATGIDVEAQWDGIVDRTPLGRLCDVDDVARAVTFLASDLAAFVTGVLLPVDGGILIQPLEGYVPHTEDA